The following coding sequences are from one Rutidosis leptorrhynchoides isolate AG116_Rl617_1_P2 chromosome 11, CSIRO_AGI_Rlap_v1, whole genome shotgun sequence window:
- the LOC139877813 gene encoding uncharacterized protein has protein sequence MSTNSSFDAKINECMRVLNERRTVIGNRESHFTEIRKSMESELEFVERCTQMVRDLAAPLKNLDDAKKHLVHNFREMTVAQDTLIKNVMSRFLDELKKVVDGTFNENKVRFINMIESLTVNTGAGSSGGGGG, from the exons ATGTCGACAAATTCAAG TTTTGACGCTAAAATCAACGAGTGCATGCGTGTGTTAAATGAAAGGAG GACGGTTATTGGTAATAGGGAGTCACATTTCACCGAG ATTAGAAAATCAATGGAAAGTGAGCTTGAATTTGTCGAAAGATGTACCCAAATGGTCAGGGATTTAGCAGCTCCTCTTAAAAATTTAGATG ATGCAAAAAAACATTTGGTGCATAATTTCCGAGAAATGACTGTGGCTCAAGATACGTTGATTAAAAACGTCATGTCGCGTTTTTTGGATGAGCTCAAAAAAGTGGTGGACGGGACATTTAATgag AACAAAGTACGCTTCATCAACATGATTGAAAGCCTCACTGTCAACACAGGTGCTGGCAGCAGTGGTGGCGGCGGAG GCTGA